The following are encoded together in the Vibrio zhugei genome:
- a CDS encoding TenA family protein — translation MNDQDLIEACSQEWHDYINHTFVEQLAQGTLASSQYLHYLKQDFLFLKQRIRAYALAVYKSRTLHDMQLALPSIDSLLNEEMDHHVSYCAEWGIAASALEHEPEDVATIAYTRYVFDVGMAGDLVDLYVALAPCAIGYAVIGHERMNSGSTVLVANPYRRWIELYASESFQSEIAKQRHDLNHMLASIDIASERGQNLVEIFQTATRMEVAFWQQALEVK, via the coding sequence ATGAACGATCAAGACTTGATTGAGGCATGCTCACAGGAGTGGCATGACTATATCAACCACACATTTGTGGAGCAATTAGCACAAGGCACGCTAGCGTCGTCTCAATATCTGCATTATCTCAAACAAGATTTTCTATTTCTAAAGCAGCGCATTAGGGCTTATGCGCTCGCTGTTTATAAATCGCGGACGTTGCACGATATGCAGTTGGCATTGCCAAGTATCGATAGCTTGCTTAACGAGGAAATGGATCACCATGTGTCTTATTGTGCTGAATGGGGGATAGCGGCAAGTGCGCTAGAACATGAACCAGAAGATGTCGCGACGATCGCTTACACACGCTATGTCTTTGATGTGGGTATGGCAGGAGATTTGGTGGATTTGTACGTTGCGCTGGCACCTTGTGCCATCGGGTACGCTGTGATCGGTCATGAACGAATGAACAGCGGCAGTACCGTACTTGTGGCGAATCCTTATCGCCGCTGGATAGAGCTGTATGCGTCAGAGAGCTTTCAAAGTGAGATAGCAAAACAAAGACACGACTTGAATCACATGCTGGCAAGCATTGATATTGCCAGCGAGCGCGGTCAGAACCTAGTGGAAATATTTCAAACTGCGACACGTATGGAAGTGGCATTTTGGCAGCAAGCTTTAGAGGTTAAGTAA
- a CDS encoding ABC transporter substrate-binding protein, with translation MKKNTLRRALMLLALLVSSHVLAAQKEMTLMLDWFVNPNHGPIIIAQERGYFKAQGLQVTIQEPADPSTPSKLVAAGKVDMAVSYQPDLTMDVAAGLPLVRSATLIATPLNALMMLDDGKPHTIADLKGKKIGISTPGSEEASIGAMLAEANLTLSDVTIINVGWALSSSLASGKVDAISGGCRNFETNQLALEGYKVQQFYPEEHGIPSYDELVFVVNSAHYDKQEIAAFNTALEQATTYIINHPQKAWQQFIAYAPDTLDTPLNKQAWQQTLTRFALRPGAVDLQRYNDYAEFLYDHKMIKTRPNAKDYVLNVGE, from the coding sequence ATGAAAAAAAATACGCTACGGCGGGCACTAATGTTACTGGCGTTGTTGGTGTCGAGTCATGTGCTGGCTGCGCAAAAAGAGATGACGTTAATGCTTGATTGGTTTGTTAATCCCAACCACGGTCCCATCATCATCGCCCAAGAACGCGGCTACTTTAAAGCTCAAGGTTTGCAGGTCACCATCCAAGAACCGGCGGACCCAAGTACACCGTCAAAGTTAGTGGCCGCTGGGAAAGTAGATATGGCGGTTTCTTATCAACCGGATTTAACCATGGATGTGGCCGCTGGTTTACCGTTGGTTCGTTCCGCCACATTGATTGCGACGCCACTTAACGCCTTAATGATGCTCGATGACGGGAAACCCCATACCATCGCCGATCTTAAAGGTAAAAAGATCGGTATTTCGACTCCAGGCAGCGAAGAAGCCTCGATTGGAGCCATGTTAGCGGAGGCGAACTTAACGTTATCTGATGTGACCATCATTAATGTTGGCTGGGCGTTATCCTCATCGCTAGCATCGGGAAAAGTCGATGCCATCTCTGGCGGATGCCGTAACTTTGAAACCAACCAACTGGCATTGGAAGGCTATAAAGTTCAACAATTTTATCCCGAAGAACATGGCATTCCCAGTTACGATGAACTGGTGTTTGTTGTTAACTCGGCACATTATGACAAGCAGGAAATCGCCGCCTTCAACACTGCACTTGAGCAAGCTACCACTTATATCATCAATCATCCTCAAAAGGCATGGCAGCAGTTTATTGCTTATGCGCCCGATACCCTTGATACCCCTTTAAACAAACAGGCTTGGCAGCAGACGTTGACACGATTTGCGCTGCGTCCTGGTGCGGTTGATCTGCAGCGTTACAACGATTATGCCGAGTTTTTGTATGACCATAAGATGATTAAAACGCGGCCGAATGCCAAAGACTATGTCTTGAATGTCGGCGAATAG
- a CDS encoding ABC transporter permease produces the protein MSDMTLHNTIAQRLTKKERLTHPAVRFAISLGVILSLWQLVVVVFAMPSFILPSPVAVFERLIVRHAVLLKNTWITAQEMVLGLGMGLAMGLLFALLMLLFTPLKRWLLPILIASQAIPVFAMAPVLMLWLGYGIASKVVISAIILFFPVTTCCYDGLRNTPTGYLDLAKTMGASKWQLLREIQLPASLPTLASGVRVAVVMAPIGAVVGEWVGSSGGLGYLMIQANARMIIDEMFAALCILAVLSVTLYFVTDTLLKKWIPWENQ, from the coding sequence ATGAGTGATATGACGTTACATAACACCATTGCCCAGCGCTTAACAAAAAAAGAGCGCCTGACACATCCGGCGGTTCGGTTTGCCATAAGCCTTGGGGTTATTCTCAGTCTTTGGCAGCTCGTCGTCGTGGTCTTTGCTATGCCCAGTTTCATTTTGCCATCGCCGGTGGCGGTCTTTGAGCGTTTAATCGTGCGTCATGCTGTCTTGCTAAAAAATACGTGGATTACCGCGCAAGAGATGGTGTTGGGGCTGGGCATGGGGTTAGCGATGGGGTTACTGTTCGCGCTGCTGATGCTGTTGTTTACCCCGCTTAAACGATGGCTGCTCCCCATTCTTATCGCCAGCCAAGCCATTCCCGTCTTTGCTATGGCGCCAGTGCTCATGTTGTGGCTGGGCTATGGCATTGCCTCAAAGGTCGTTATTTCCGCGATCATCCTGTTTTTTCCCGTGACCACATGTTGTTACGACGGATTACGTAATACCCCAACTGGTTATCTCGACTTGGCCAAAACCATGGGAGCTTCAAAATGGCAATTATTACGAGAGATTCAATTACCCGCATCGTTGCCGACACTCGCCTCAGGGGTGCGCGTGGCGGTTGTGATGGCACCAATTGGCGCGGTGGTTGGCGAGTGGGTCGGATCCAGTGGTGGGTTGGGGTATCTCATGATCCAAGCCAATGCTCGGATGATCATTGATGAGATGTTCGCAGCATTATGTATTTTGGCCGTGTTATCGGTGACTTTGTATTTTGTGACAGACACGTTATTGAAAAAATGGATCCCTTGGGAAAACCAATAA
- a CDS encoding ABC transporter ATP-binding protein encodes MCANAFGLELMNASLHYNDSQDWIFHNLNMRIPAQQWTVILGRSGSGKTTLLRYLAGLLDKQVQWHGQVHRVDAHCSTDIDGVHGHIAYMAQQDLLLPWLNVLDNVGLSTRFSTREMAKQETSRAMALLTQVGLADCAYAMPAQLSGGMRQRVALARTLMQDKPLVLMDEPFSALDAVTRHKLQTLSASLLKDKTVVLITHDPQEAVRLAEQLYVFYGTPARAEPLSVPAAAPPRIIDGECAALQQAILQQLEKDDE; translated from the coding sequence ATGTGCGCTAATGCTTTTGGTCTGGAATTAATGAACGCCAGCCTGCACTACAACGACAGTCAAGATTGGATTTTTCATAACCTGAATATGCGTATTCCTGCTCAGCAATGGACCGTCATTTTAGGACGGAGCGGTAGCGGGAAAACCACCTTATTACGCTACCTCGCTGGACTATTAGATAAGCAAGTCCAATGGCACGGACAAGTGCATAGGGTCGATGCTCACTGCTCGACCGACATTGATGGGGTGCATGGACACATTGCCTATATGGCACAGCAGGATTTACTGCTGCCATGGCTCAACGTGCTCGATAACGTCGGTTTAAGTACGCGTTTTTCGACGCGCGAGATGGCCAAGCAAGAGACATCACGGGCGATGGCGTTACTGACTCAAGTCGGGTTGGCTGATTGTGCTTACGCCATGCCTGCTCAGCTTTCCGGTGGGATGCGTCAGCGTGTGGCGCTCGCAAGAACGTTAATGCAAGACAAGCCTTTGGTCTTGATGGACGAGCCTTTTTCGGCACTCGATGCGGTGACACGACATAAGCTGCAGACGTTATCCGCTTCGTTGTTAAAAGATAAGACTGTGGTACTGATCACGCATGATCCCCAAGAAGCGGTGCGTTTGGCTGAGCAATTGTATGTGTTCTATGGCACGCCAGCACGGGCGGAACCACTGAGCGTACCAGCCGCTGCGCCACCGCGAATCATAGATGGCGAATGCGCCGCTTTACAGCAAGCGATATTGCAACAGTTGGAGAAAGATGATGAGTGA
- the thiD gene encoding bifunctional hydroxymethylpyrimidine kinase/phosphomethylpyrimidine kinase, translating into MATSTPQHRQDTRQHSIPVVLTIAGSDSGGGAGIQADIKTLSATGSFACSVIAAITSQNTQGVFAIFPIPVDHIASQLDAVFLDLNIVAVKIGMLADADIIDVVAEKIRQYQPKHVVLDPVMVSTSGHLLLAQTALNTLKERLIPLADIITPNLPEGAALTGQPIPQTEEQMNDMVAHLRTLGAKAILLKGGHLDADENCNDLLILPQSVQRFTAKRVLTSNTHGTGCTLSSAIASYLAQGNDLRQAVMLSKQYLSQAIAHADELQVGQGHGPVHHFFAGHDDVR; encoded by the coding sequence ATGGCCACATCTACACCGCAACACCGACAGGATACACGCCAACACTCAATCCCCGTTGTACTGACGATCGCTGGATCCGACAGTGGTGGCGGGGCCGGCATTCAAGCTGATATTAAGACCTTATCCGCCACTGGCAGCTTTGCGTGTTCAGTCATTGCGGCCATCACCTCGCAAAATACGCAAGGCGTCTTCGCCATTTTTCCCATTCCAGTCGACCATATTGCTAGCCAGCTCGATGCGGTGTTTCTCGATTTGAACATTGTGGCGGTCAAAATTGGCATGTTGGCGGATGCCGATATCATCGACGTTGTCGCGGAGAAAATACGACAATACCAGCCCAAGCACGTGGTGCTTGATCCTGTCATGGTGTCCACTAGCGGCCACTTATTGTTGGCGCAAACAGCGCTGAATACTCTCAAAGAGAGGCTCATTCCTTTAGCGGATATTATTACCCCCAACTTACCCGAAGGTGCTGCCTTGACGGGGCAACCTATTCCGCAAACAGAAGAGCAAATGAATGACATGGTGGCTCATTTACGCACACTGGGCGCCAAAGCCATCTTGCTAAAAGGGGGTCACTTAGACGCGGATGAGAACTGCAACGACTTATTGATTCTTCCTCAATCGGTACAACGTTTTACCGCAAAACGGGTGCTGACATCTAACACGCATGGTACGGGCTGCACGTTGTCGTCGGCTATCGCTTCCTATCTTGCTCAAGGAAATGACTTACGCCAAGCGGTCATGCTGAGTAAGCAATACCTCTCTCAAGCCATTGCTCACGCTGATGAATTGCAGGTAGGGCAAGGGCATGGGCCGGTTCATCATTTTTTTGCAGGACATGACGATGTGCGCTAA
- a CDS encoding methionine synthase gives MKKLFPTSTAGSLPKPTWLAQPEVLWSPWKLDGQELIDGKQDALRIGLQEQQRAGIDIVSDGEQTRQHFVTTFIEHLNGVDFEHRQTVKIRNRYDASVPSVVGEVSRQKPVFVEDAKFLRQQTDQPIKWALPGPMTMVDTLYDGHYKSREKLAWEFAKILNQEAKELEAAGVDIIQFDEPAFNVFFDEVNEWGIATLERAIEGLTCETAVHICYGYGIKANTDWKKTLGEEWRQYEAVFPKLQQSNIDIISLECHHSHVPMELMELVRGKKIMVGAIDVATDEIETPEEVAATLREALKYVDVDKLYPCTNCGMAPLSRHVAREKMRALHAGVEILRREFAA, from the coding sequence ATGAAGAAATTATTTCCGACCTCAACCGCGGGCAGTTTGCCCAAGCCCACTTGGCTTGCCCAGCCCGAAGTTCTGTGGTCACCGTGGAAACTGGACGGCCAAGAATTGATTGATGGCAAACAGGACGCGCTACGTATTGGGTTACAAGAGCAACAAAGAGCGGGCATTGATATTGTGAGTGATGGTGAACAAACCCGTCAGCACTTTGTGACCACATTTATTGAACACCTTAATGGGGTCGATTTTGAACATCGTCAAACGGTGAAAATTCGCAACCGTTATGACGCCAGTGTCCCTTCTGTGGTAGGAGAAGTCTCTCGGCAAAAGCCGGTGTTTGTGGAAGATGCCAAGTTTTTACGACAGCAAACGGATCAACCGATCAAATGGGCACTGCCTGGGCCAATGACCATGGTCGACACGTTATACGATGGACATTATAAAAGCCGGGAAAAATTGGCGTGGGAATTTGCTAAAATTCTCAATCAAGAAGCGAAGGAGTTAGAGGCAGCTGGCGTCGATATCATTCAATTTGATGAGCCCGCCTTTAATGTCTTTTTTGATGAGGTCAATGAGTGGGGGATAGCGACTCTGGAAAGAGCGATCGAAGGGCTAACATGCGAGACCGCGGTCCACATTTGTTATGGCTACGGCATCAAAGCCAACACAGATTGGAAAAAAACTTTGGGTGAGGAATGGCGTCAATACGAAGCCGTGTTCCCGAAACTACAGCAATCGAACATCGATATTATTTCACTTGAATGCCACCACTCGCATGTCCCCATGGAATTAATGGAGTTGGTACGCGGTAAAAAAATCATGGTGGGCGCAATCGATGTGGCCACCGATGAAATAGAAACCCCAGAAGAGGTGGCCGCAACGCTACGAGAAGCCCTGAAGTATGTGGACGTCGATAAATTGTACCCATGTACGAACTGTGGCATGGCACCGTTGTCTCGCCATGTTGCCCGCGAAAAAATGCGCGCGTTACATGCCGGTGTCGAGATACTGCGAAGAGAATTTGCCGCTTAA
- a CDS encoding putative oxygenase MesX, whose amino-acid sequence MKTEFAFNIRSITLDENYHPAANTRTTTNFANLARGEHRQKNLRSALDMIDARFNELATWDNPNGDRYSVELEIISADMDLEGCSEVFPSIEVLKTYIVDRKTNQRLEGIVGNNFSSYVRDYDFSVLLPEYNKNKETFSIPEDFGVLHGRIFQSLVNSDVYKDNFSKRPVICLSVSDSKVYQRTDNHHPVLGFEYEPNESSLTEQYFKKMGLQVRYFKPKNSKAPFAFYFFGDLLNDYTNLELISTISTMETFQRIYRPEIYNAHAEAGERYQPNLNNPEHSLTDIVYDREERSQLAIEQGKFVEANFIQPYREFLQQSVANYA is encoded by the coding sequence ATGAAGACAGAATTTGCATTTAACATTAGAAGCATCACTCTCGATGAGAACTATCATCCAGCCGCGAATACGCGTACGACCACTAATTTTGCGAACTTAGCACGTGGAGAACATCGCCAGAAGAATTTGCGTAGTGCTTTAGATATGATCGACGCACGCTTCAATGAATTAGCAACGTGGGATAATCCCAATGGTGATCGCTATAGTGTGGAGCTGGAAATTATTTCAGCAGATATGGATTTGGAGGGATGCAGCGAAGTATTCCCGTCGATTGAAGTGTTGAAAACCTACATTGTCGATCGCAAGACCAATCAGCGTCTGGAAGGTATCGTCGGGAATAATTTTTCTTCTTATGTGCGTGATTACGATTTCAGTGTGTTATTGCCAGAGTATAACAAGAATAAAGAGACGTTCAGTATCCCAGAAGACTTTGGGGTATTGCATGGACGAATCTTCCAGTCATTGGTGAATTCGGATGTGTATAAAGACAACTTTTCAAAACGTCCAGTGATTTGCTTGAGTGTGTCTGACAGTAAAGTTTACCAACGCACCGACAATCATCACCCGGTATTAGGTTTTGAGTATGAGCCGAATGAATCATCATTGACTGAGCAGTATTTTAAGAAAATGGGCTTACAAGTGCGTTACTTTAAGCCTAAAAACAGCAAAGCACCGTTCGCGTTTTACTTTTTTGGTGATTTGCTGAATGACTATACTAATTTAGAGCTGATTAGCACGATCAGTACGATGGAAACTTTCCAACGCATCTATCGTCCTGAGATTTATAACGCCCATGCGGAAGCTGGCGAGCGTTATCAGCCGAATTTAAACAACCCCGAACATTCGCTTACCGATATTGTTTACGACCGTGAAGAGCGTAGCCAGTTGGCCATCGAGCAAGGCAAGTTTGTGGAAGCAAACTTCATTCAACCTTATCGGGAGTTTCTGCAACAGTCCGTGGCGAACTACGCTTAA
- a CDS encoding phosphoethanolamine transferase — MFTTTLNKFAARMQMKVPTFIVLMSAYFALVLNHPVVSKIFELSNNVSDVWFPYTAPLLLFCAFLIIFSVLAIPYLIKPIMIILTLTSAIALFAAETYHVLFSTDMMENVFETNTSEVSFYVNAPSILFVIALGVVPSILIAMVRFRYHSSWLKEIAHRLMVVLIGAVGIIVIALTTYKDYASVGRNNHYLSQMIIPAHVYNTFRYIQKNYLTTPLKYTHLGQDATLTPAPNGKPTLMVFVLGETARGMNFHQNGYARETNPYTKNLGLISFQHVSSCGTYTALSVPCMFSNMTRQHYNKAKANARDNAVDIIAKSGVKTLWIDNDGGDKGVAKHTTLIKINAEKKDKNCNGSTCYDAEMFADAKQFIQQDHTNKFLVLHSIGSHGPTYWQRYPDQDARFKPACNRSDIENCTDQEITNVYDNTLIYTDYILSRVITLLKENASDYNVAMIYISDHGESLGENGLYLHGTPYAIAPKEQTTVPWLLWLPKQYAQQKQFNLACLKQKALHQPVSHDNVFHTLLGLYGVKTADKDPTLDLTANCRQSAQ; from the coding sequence ATGTTTACAACGACACTCAACAAATTTGCAGCGCGTATGCAGATGAAAGTACCGACCTTCATTGTACTTATGTCAGCCTACTTTGCTTTGGTACTCAATCACCCTGTGGTGAGTAAAATTTTTGAACTCAGTAACAATGTATCCGATGTCTGGTTTCCTTATACCGCGCCGCTACTGTTATTTTGTGCGTTCCTGATTATTTTTTCTGTTTTAGCGATTCCGTATTTGATCAAGCCGATCATGATCATACTGACATTAACGTCAGCGATCGCCTTATTTGCCGCAGAAACCTATCATGTCTTGTTTAGTACTGACATGATGGAAAATGTGTTTGAAACCAATACGTCCGAAGTGTCGTTTTATGTCAATGCTCCTTCTATCTTATTCGTCATTGCCTTGGGCGTTGTGCCATCCATTCTGATTGCCATGGTACGCTTTCGTTACCATTCGTCATGGCTAAAAGAGATCGCTCACCGCTTGATGGTCGTTTTGATTGGCGCCGTAGGTATTATTGTGATCGCCTTAACGACGTATAAAGATTATGCGTCGGTTGGTCGAAACAACCACTACCTCAGCCAAATGATCATTCCTGCCCATGTTTACAATACGTTTCGATATATACAAAAGAACTACCTGACAACACCGTTGAAGTACACGCATTTAGGGCAAGATGCGACATTAACGCCAGCCCCCAATGGAAAACCAACGCTAATGGTGTTTGTACTCGGTGAAACCGCACGCGGTATGAACTTCCATCAAAATGGTTATGCGCGCGAGACCAACCCTTATACCAAAAACCTAGGCTTAATCTCTTTTCAACACGTGTCTTCTTGTGGCACCTATACCGCGCTTTCTGTGCCGTGCATGTTCTCTAATATGACACGCCAGCATTACAATAAAGCCAAAGCAAATGCGCGTGATAACGCTGTGGATATTATTGCCAAAAGTGGCGTCAAAACGCTATGGATCGATAACGATGGCGGTGATAAAGGCGTCGCGAAACACACGACACTGATAAAAATTAACGCAGAGAAAAAAGATAAGAATTGTAATGGCTCGACCTGCTATGACGCGGAAATGTTTGCTGATGCCAAACAGTTCATTCAGCAAGACCATACCAATAAGTTTTTGGTTTTGCATTCCATCGGTAGCCATGGTCCAACCTATTGGCAACGTTACCCCGATCAAGATGCACGGTTTAAACCGGCGTGTAATCGCAGTGATATTGAAAACTGCACCGATCAAGAAATTACCAATGTCTACGACAATACCTTGATCTATACCGATTACATTCTTTCACGTGTGATTACCCTCTTAAAAGAGAATGCATCCGATTACAACGTGGCCATGATTTATATCTCCGACCATGGTGAATCATTGGGTGAAAACGGCTTATATTTGCATGGAACGCCCTACGCGATTGCCCCTAAAGAGCAAACTACCGTGCCTTGGTTACTGTGGTTACCTAAGCAATACGCACAACAAAAACAGTTCAACCTCGCCTGTTTAAAACAAAAGGCCTTACATCAGCCAGTCAGTCACGACAACGTATTTCATACCTTACTGGGATTATATGGTGTGAAAACAGCCGATAAGGATCCAACGTTAGATCTCACCGCCAACTGCCGTCAGTCGGCGCAATAA
- a CDS encoding diacylglycerol kinase, protein MRRIAYTFVHSYNGVKWLVKNEAAFQQELMIFVPLVVIACLLPFSLLQVVFIVLSMMFVLFAEMVNSAIEAVVDRIGLEFHPLSKVAKNIGSACVTLSIIMSLMVWGTLLWLLVAH, encoded by the coding sequence TTGCGCCGTATTGCCTATACGTTTGTACACAGCTACAACGGTGTGAAGTGGCTAGTGAAAAATGAGGCAGCCTTTCAACAAGAGTTAATGATCTTCGTACCGCTTGTTGTGATTGCCTGTCTGTTACCGTTTTCTCTCCTACAAGTGGTCTTTATTGTGCTTTCGATGATGTTTGTGTTGTTTGCCGAGATGGTCAATAGTGCCATCGAGGCCGTCGTGGATCGAATCGGATTAGAATTCCACCCCTTATCTAAGGTCGCAAAAAACATCGGCTCAGCGTGTGTCACGCTGAGCATTATTATGTCCCTCATGGTTTGGGGGACACTTCTCTGGCTACTCGTTGCCCACTAG
- a CDS encoding glycosyltransferase family 9 protein, whose product MRAAYPHAHITLLLSQPWQGQIFEEIGIDNIVYSHFSAGKLWSFYKQMQQLKTQVFDLLVTSYSSSEDSLIASMIPARNKVASDHPGRNSAFTHVFNNATAEKHSAFHKLFLVERLTKQKLNRASHEMAFTVQELSEGIVAKHALCQDKELTIAFFRGARGAKKLSDKTWHGILDTLQTYSSVPIQWVEILSPDIQTPLIANGLTYQNNNIRVLGSFLKNTTAFLSCDTGPLHLADAAGAKCIGLFTHTCPKKYGVLGQDSINVEDIHSLEMKAYLTRLSRPSSFTH is encoded by the coding sequence ATGCGAGCTGCCTACCCACATGCGCATATTACCCTGCTATTGTCTCAGCCTTGGCAAGGACAAATATTTGAAGAGATTGGTATCGATAATATCGTGTACTCGCACTTTTCAGCAGGCAAGTTATGGTCTTTTTATAAACAAATGCAACAGTTGAAGACGCAAGTGTTTGATTTATTAGTGACGTCATATTCTTCTTCTGAAGACAGTTTGATCGCGTCGATGATTCCAGCCAGAAATAAAGTGGCCTCGGATCATCCAGGACGAAATAGCGCCTTTACCCATGTATTTAATAACGCTACGGCTGAAAAACATAGCGCGTTCCATAAGCTGTTTTTAGTCGAGCGTTTAACAAAGCAAAAGTTAAATCGCGCAAGCCATGAAATGGCCTTCACCGTGCAGGAGTTATCGGAAGGGATCGTTGCAAAGCACGCGCTATGTCAAGATAAAGAGCTGACGATCGCCTTCTTTAGAGGGGCTCGTGGAGCAAAGAAATTGAGTGATAAGACATGGCACGGGATTCTCGATACCCTTCAAACTTACAGTTCTGTGCCTATTCAGTGGGTTGAAATACTCAGTCCTGATATCCAGACACCGCTGATTGCCAATGGTTTAACCTATCAAAACAATAATATACGCGTTCTGGGGAGTTTTCTGAAAAACACCACGGCGTTTTTATCGTGCGATACTGGTCCATTACACCTAGCGGATGCCGCGGGTGCCAAATGTATTGGTTTGTTTACTCATACCTGTCCTAAGAAATATGGCGTGTTAGGGCAAGACAGTATTAACGTTGAGGATATTCACTCTCTGGAAATGAAAGCGTATTTAACTCGCTTGTCTCGGCCTTCTTCATTCACTCACTAA
- a CDS encoding MFS transporter produces MVLFYYQQEHYRRAGLLPLVDMSLLFQTRFALGVVLVLLVYSTSSSFFLSFALLVQTGLGLDPFIAGSIFAPCSVGFVMASLVAPKWVKQWHTQAIVVGAMLYALSIGLLIIQVALAGSALVAVHLIPVLVVIGFGQGLIMTPLLNLVLGFVPTYQAGMASGVVSTVQQVGAALGVAVIGILFNYALSTAPDGTGLAGQYASAFVSGMLYNFGAALLVCVLLMRVVSAARAD; encoded by the coding sequence TTGGTACTCTTTTATTATCAGCAAGAGCATTATCGGCGAGCAGGGTTACTGCCGCTGGTGGACATGTCCTTATTATTTCAGACGCGGTTTGCTTTGGGGGTTGTGTTGGTGTTGCTGGTGTATTCCACATCCAGCTCATTTTTCTTAAGTTTTGCCTTGCTTGTACAAACCGGGCTCGGTCTGGATCCCTTCATTGCTGGTAGTATTTTTGCGCCATGTAGTGTGGGGTTTGTGATGGCTTCACTCGTCGCGCCCAAATGGGTCAAACAATGGCACACTCAGGCTATCGTGGTAGGCGCCATGCTTTATGCCTTGTCAATCGGTCTATTAATCATTCAGGTTGCCCTTGCTGGCTCAGCATTAGTCGCTGTTCATCTGATTCCTGTTTTGGTTGTCATTGGGTTTGGTCAGGGACTGATTATGACGCCATTATTGAATCTGGTCTTGGGATTTGTGCCGACTTATCAGGCCGGCATGGCTTCTGGTGTTGTTTCTACGGTACAACAAGTTGGCGCGGCATTAGGGGTGGCGGTCATTGGCATTTTGTTTAATTACGCACTATCAACCGCGCCCGATGGCACTGGATTAGCAGGGCAGTATGCCTCCGCGTTTGTTTCGGGAATGCTGTATAACTTTGGCGCGGCGCTTTTGGTGTGTGTGCTGTTAATGCGCGTGGTTTCTGCGGCTCGCGCGGATTGA
- a CDS encoding MFS transporter has protein sequence MNTHSHQVCYANSHIERAPWRGLYVLLLAGFMTIFDLFVVNVAIPSMQRDLQANFSQIGLIVAGYELAFGSLLITGGRLGDIFGRRRLFVIGMAGFTVASLCCGVAPSATLLVGARVLQGFAAALVFPQVYALIRVNFKGMIVAEPLVYSA, from the coding sequence ATGAACACTCACTCTCATCAAGTCTGTTACGCCAATAGTCACATTGAACGGGCTCCGTGGCGCGGACTGTATGTGTTATTGCTAGCAGGGTTTATGACGATTTTCGATTTGTTTGTCGTTAATGTTGCCATCCCGAGTATGCAAAGGGATCTGCAGGCAAATTTTTCGCAAATCGGGCTTATTGTTGCAGGCTACGAGCTTGCTTTTGGGAGCTTGCTGATTACGGGCGGTCGACTGGGCGATATATTCGGACGCCGTCGTTTGTTCGTTATTGGTATGGCGGGCTTTACTGTGGCCTCACTGTGCTGTGGTGTCGCTCCGAGTGCGACGTTGCTGGTTGGAGCAAGAGTGTTACAAGGCTTCGCTGCGGCCTTAGTGTTCCCTCAGGTCTACGCGTTGATCCGCGTGAATTTTAAGGGGATGATAGTCGCCGAGCCTTTGGTTTACTCGGCATGA